A window of Phragmites australis chromosome 2, lpPhrAust1.1, whole genome shotgun sequence genomic DNA:
GGAGCACTACGATAGCGTGGTGGCGACGGACGTGAGCGAGGGCCAGCTCCGGCACGCCATCGCGCACCCCAGGGTGCGGTACTTCCACACCCCGGAGCACCTCTCGGAGGACGACCTCGTGGCCCTCGTCGGCGGCGAGGGCTCCCTGGACTTCGTGGTGGTGGCCACCTCCATCCACTGGTTCGACATCCCGCTCTTCTACGCCGTGGCCAACCGCGCCCTGAAAAAGCCCGGCGGCGTGCTCGCCGTGTGGGGGTACAACTACGACGTCCACCCGTTCGGGGACGCGCTGCAGGGCCAGCTCTACGGTTCCCTGCGGCCGTACATGGACCCGCGGGCAAGGCTGGCCATGGAGCGGTACCGTGAGCTGCCGTTCCCGTTCGAGCCCGTCGGGGTGGGCGCCGAGGGCGCGCCCGCCGACGTGGACATGGAGGTGGAGATGACGCTGGAGGACTTGGCCGGGTTCGTGATGACCGGCTCCGTCGTGACCACGGCAAGGGAGAAGGGCGCGGACCTGGAGGCGGTGGTACGGGACGTCATGAAGCGGGTGGAGAAGGAATGGGGGGACGCGCCGACGGTGCCCAGGAAGCTCGTGTTCAAGGCGTTCATGCTCGCCGGGAAGCCCAAGTGTGAACCGATACTAAACTGAACTGCTGATTGGTGATCAGTGCCTTTTCGTTTGCTCATGAGAGTCATGATCAGAATAAGTTTGGCTAATAAAAGCTTACTAGTTGTGAGTGGCACAGACTGAGAGTTCAGGCTCTCGACGTGTAGCCACtggagtgtgtgtgtgtatggaGTTGTACGTTTTCTATCCAATAAGTCAAAGCTGATTCTAGAGCTAATTATGTATTTGAGAAATGATCCATTTATTCGGTTTGACATGAATGTACTGCGTTCTGATCTGCAAAATTTGCAGTCTATTTGTCGGAAGGAACCTGATATTGATCATGGAGAGGAGCTGTAAAGCCTGCAATGCTCCAGGAATTTTGAAACACGTGTAATACCCCAGGTCATTGCCTTGTTCTCAGAAGAGGCTCAATAACCCACTTGAACGGGGCAGCCCGCCTTTAGCCGGACACACACAAGATAAACGGCAGAAGTGTCTTATTCTTTCACCGCCTCTCCGCAGAAAAGTGATAACTACTTGCTTTTCGCGGCCCCTTTATGGGCCACAATTGGGCTCAATTCGCCCCCTTTTCTGGTAATTGTATCGTGGCGATGTCCTACCAATTCGATCCGGCCGAAACCGCTGGCTGATGCACATGCACTAAATTGAGTGGGCCTGGCCCAGAAACCCGACGAGAAAATAGCAGCCCATATTACGCCGTACAGTACCTTCTACGGAGGAGATGTAAATTGGGAGTGACTTTTTTCTCACGTGagtgaaaacaaaattgatctcGGTCACCCGCTCTGGTTCGCATGTGTTTATTTCTATATGCAGATCGAAATTACAATATTCTTCTACTCGCCCCTACGCCCACGCTGCTGCTAGTGCCATGGAGAGGATCATATGTTAGCACTTATAGGTGGAGTGTTTCTCTGCACAACTAGTATTCAATTCCTGACATGATCTACCATTTTTAAAGGACACTGCTATTGCAGGACGCTATTGCCGCACAACGCAAGCGTCGTCGATGTCTTGTAGCGATCCTCACTGTTGTTATTATAAGCTATTTTACTGACAACTACTGTATATAGCCAAGGTgtattatttttcatttttcttttttagtagTTTGTTTTAGTAGTTTTAGTTTATGCCCGTGCGGTGCGAGcggggtgctgctgctgctgagcaGGCAGGCGCAAGGACACATGGCATGGCGCAAGGGTGCTCGCGCTGAGTGGCGCAGGCATAGGCGCGGCGCAGGGATGCATGCCGCTTGAGAACAGGTGCGAGGGGGTGCTTGGGCACTCGGGTGCAAGAACATGCACGGGACGAGTTAGACCGATTGGATGTAGAATAGTGCTACCGTGTTTATATCCTCCTGCAACCAACATATGAACTACCATATGAAGGTAATATAATCTAACTCATGTAGCTGTACCAATATGTATACGTCACCTTGGAAAAGAGGAAAGTAGCATGTCACATCTTGAAAATGATTGTTATAAAGATCTTCGTTAAGTATGTACGAATGTCTACTAATAGTTTTTATGTTTAAGTTAGATTTCTATCATGTTTACTTTTAAAAGTTTGAGCCATTGTTTGCTCCTTATTTAtagtaaaatattttataatttacGGGGACTAGCTACTCCCTCCCTCCACTAACGAAGATCTACCATTGTTTTAGTTTGagctattataatatttttgtaattttttcagtaaaatattattattttaaaaaattcatcaaatattattattttaaaaaatcagtaaaatatttttataacacGTGTTGAGGCACCTTGAGCTGCGGCGGTTCGGCGCTGAGGTGCTGACGCGGACGTGCGTGAGAGGATCGGAGGCACCGGCAGCGTGGTCGGCATCCTCCTCGATATGTTCCTCCAGTCTAGGGCCACCGACAAGGCCGACGTTGCGTGCGTTGAGGTAGGCGAGGCATTTGCCATACTGGCCCTTGAGAGCCCCTACAACTACGACCACATACTCAAGGCCGGAGGcccctccaccgccaccaccaccgaccGACTCAACGACGTCGTCGTCGGTATAGGCGCAACCAAGATCCTCACTAACCTCTACGCGTACACCGGCGGCAACAGCCAGTGGTACCCACAGATCCATGTTGTGACGCGCAGCGCGGCTACTGCACCCCTAGTGTCACCACGACCAATGCGAGTGTAGGAGTAGCAGGACGACATGGGCGTGGGAGAGTGTGTATAGTACTACTCGCTCCTCCTTGCTGTAATGCTACTACATGTCGGCATGTGCGGCCGTGTGGGTGAGGACGGACTATGGAGGAGTGAGGAATGAGGAATGGATAAGGACAGATGTGTGGTAGCGCGAGCAGTTGGATTCTTTATTGGTAAAATAGTTTTGATTACAAAGGATTACAGTTGCTAAAAACTCCACTCTTCGTCTTGGAGCAGCTTGCACCTTCCTGCTCGGGGACACTGGTCGCCAGTTGGTCTGCACTCTTCGAGCAGCATAGCACCTTCCTGGCTTGGTTTGCACTCTTCGAGCAGCATAGCACCTTCCTGGCTTGGTTTGCACTCTTCGAGCAGCCTGGCACCTTCCTGGATTCCTAACCAGTTGCCCCAAGCATGGTGACTATAGCAGTACCTCCGCGTACCACATGTGCAACAGGTAGCATAGAAGCTATCAGCCACAATAAAAGAGTAAAAAAGAATATAATACATAAATAGATGcatcaaatatttttagaggaaaaaatatagattttattataaaataatgTGTTACAATGCgactgcctcgttaaaaaccttacacccccccccccagtaTGAGGTTCCTCTGGTAAGGAAAAGAGTATAGGATACTGTTACACACATGATTTACTCATTATCATCTATATCAAGATTCTCGAGGTTCACTAATGCCCCCGTGATCTCTAGATCCTTGAGTTGATGTTGTATGCTAGAGTTCGCCTTCTCCCAATCTTTGAGGCAGGTGATTGCCTCTATCATTGCAGGAGTGAGCTATGATCTCCGCTCTTTAATAATTCTCCCTACCATATTGAACGTCACTTTTGACGAGATGGTCGACGCTGGAACTAGGAGAATATCACATGCAAATGTGACAACACAGGAAAGAATCGCTCTTTATTTTTCCACCATGCAAGAAGGTTGACAGTGTTGTTGTTCGCAAGCAATGGATCATGGGTGTAAAGATCTTGCTCAAGGTAGTGGTTAAGCTCTGCTATGGGATTCCAAGATAACCTAGTTGTCTGCTAAGATGATTATGCAGATCCTTTGCCTTTGATCTTGTTCCACAAATTGGCTGCACTCGACTTACTTGCTTTGTGTAGTCATGTAAACTTCGAAACCGGGGGGCTACATCCAAATTTGCCCTGGTATAACTGGAAAACTCAAAATACTTCTTCTTTGACATGATTGTAGGCATCCGAGAAATTAAGGTCGAGCAAGTCACCTATTTCCTGCAAAGCAAGCTCCAAGCCACCCAACTTTTTACGCGAAAACAATAGAGATGTGGGATAGCAGAGAAATATTTTAGATAGTTATCTTTCATTTGTTCAATAATGGGAGCTAAAATATTGTCATCCTTATTTTCGTTAAATGTGGATGTAATTCTCCACAGCCACTCTATCACTAAGCAAGATGTAGGATAATAAACACCGGACAACTGCACTGTTGCCTTGTAAACGGGTTTTAGAAAAAGTCATAAACGTGTAGCAATGTACCAATCATTTTATGTAAGTAGTAAACCGACATTATGAGCATTTacaaaaatagtaataattcCCTCGTAACTTTGCACTTGCTTCAACATAATATATGTTGAATTCCAGTGCACTTTCATGTCAAGATCAAATTTCCTTGGCTTCTTACCTTGAGACTTGCAATAGTCCTTGAAACTACTAAATATTGTAGGCAAACTAGAGATGAGACAGATGGCACCACGAATATTGTTCAAATATCTACTTACTATTGTCATCCCTGTATGCACCATGATATTGATGAGTATGACACATACATTTTTAGTGGAGAACATACCCACCAATGTAGCTTAGTATGTGAGGTTCTAGGTCCTCCATTGCTTTTGAGTTGGCTGATGCATTATCTAAGGTTATAGAAATAGtcctattttctattttaaattccTTAACAACCTCTAGCACACGTGCGGCAATGGCTTCTCCAGTATGTGACTCATCGATGATTCTAAACCCTATCACTCTTTTATTTAGGTTATAGTTGTTGTCTACATAATGTGCGATAATGCTAAGGTATGATGTTCTTTGGTGTGATgaagtccaaatatcatatgctaaaGCAGATGAGTAGGTCATGTTATGGAAGTTTTTCTTCAAAGCGTCTAATTGACtatgaaataattttaaaatgtcATTCTTAGTAGTTTTTCTAGAGACATGTTGATATTGTGGACAAAAACATGTTGGATCATTCTCTTAAAACTAGGGCTTTCCCCATTCTAATTGGTAGATCCTCAGAAACTATATATTTAGCAATTTTTTGATGAGCTACTGAAGGATCAAATATCCATGTGCTTACCGGACCATCAGGTGTGAAGGTAAGTGTGCTTGTATAGGTTGCACGGCTATCCACGCAGCTACAACAACCTTCTCCCATCACTATTTCCAATGTCAATTCAAATGTACGGTACCTATTGATGTAGACGCGGATAGTTCACCATTACAATAATTGCAAATTGCGAGACATACCTTCTCACCACCCCGTATTTCCTCAACCAACTTCATGTGCTTTCACACTTCTGACCATCGTCCGGTCGAGGTGGACGTGTTACCAACAGAGGCATGATTCACATCCTCAGGCTCCATCGGATTTGCATTGGTATGGTCATCCTCATACCTCTCGAGACCATCCATGTGATGGGCGTCCATGTCGTAATCTCCCATGCTCAGGGACAATTGGCGAGGGTCGAGAGATGGATGGGGGCTAACAAAGCGTAGGGCGGCTTTGGCGCGCTTGCTCCAAACAGCACATGACTTTGAATGAGATAACATGGTTGTTCGCTGTGTTTGGTGATTTGGTATGGTAGAAAAATATAGATCAGACTGGAAGATTAAATAGAAGGAGAGAAGTAGCCATTTACTCCTGGCTCTTGCACGATGCTTTTTTTCACTTTGTGTCACTCGATGAGTCACAACATAAAGCTAAAGTCGACGAGCCACTCGATTGTGTCACTCAATGTGTCACTCGATGAGTCACGACTAACATAGAAATCAAAGCCTAATGCATCTAAACACGAGCATATAGATTCCAAACCTGAATGGTCAGGCTGCTCCAAAATGATCAATGTGCCCAACACGTTTGTGGTCACATGTTTCTCACAATAACCAAAAAAACAGAATGAATTGTAGTGCTATGAGGAGGAGGATTAACCGAAAGAAAATAATTTGTGTATATACTATGTTATTTGATAGATATGTACTTACAACATAGCTAtgagtctttttttttatcatagaaGCGTGTTCGTACATCCACAGGATGCAAAATGAGATGCCAtgtgattttgagaccaaaATCAAAGGAAATGAGAATGTATCCACTTAAAAATATACAGTCTCTTTGGAGACAGATTTCTAACATGCAATTTTACTACCAACATGTAAACCAAAAATTGCAGGTTGTAGTTGCTCAAAAAGGAGTTAACAAAAAAGGGGAATATTTTCAACTCACACCGACCTGAAGATACCAACCCTAGTACCTAATCAGCTTGAAGCACTTCCCTCCCCCCTCGACAAAGAGAAACAATGCACGTGCTTCATAAAGCAATGCATGCTCTAAAGATTCTTCTCTCCTTCATCTGCATGTAAATTTTCAGCAAAGTCACTTGTTGTATCCGCCTAAACTAGAAAAATATCACATAGTGACCCAAATGAATAAGAAATTGAACAACCACTCCATTAGGAAGGATCAGATTAGATTTGACATT
This region includes:
- the LOC133908610 gene encoding uncharacterized protein LOC133908610, with protein sequence MAGLYEKQSETYAKKRPRYPKEWFYRLAGLTAGHHRAWDAGCGSGQAAVSMAEHYDSVVATDVSEGQLRHAIAHPRVRYFHTPEHLSEDDLVALVGGEGSLDFVVVATSIHWFDIPLFYAVANRALKKPGGVLAVWGYNYDVHPFGDALQGQLYGSLRPYMDPRARLAMERYRELPFPFEPVGVGAEGAPADVDMEVEMTLEDLAGFVMTGSVVTTAREKGADLEAVVRDVMKRVEKEWGDAPTVPRKLVFKAFMLAGKPKCEPILN